From the Onychomys torridus unplaced genomic scaffold, mOncTor1.1, whole genome shotgun sequence genome, the window GTGAGATAGTCAAGTGccaccttgagccctccttgttaatTAGCTTCTCTGCGCCAATGGATTGTAGCAcagttattctttattttaaggTTAATATTCAtttgtaagtgagtacatatgaTTTTTGTCTTCCCATTTTTGTGTTATGGCACTCAAGATgttcttttctagttccaaccatcTGCCAGCAAATTTCTTTTACTCTATGAAATGAACTTTATTCTGTGGACACAAAGGATGGAATATCTTCATGTGAAATGGAGCAGGTTTGGGGCTAGTAAGATTGCCCAGTGGCTAAGTAAGTTTGCCACCAAACTTAATGTGAATTTGAACCCAATGATTCAGAAGGTAAAACAGGAAAATAACTCAGACAAGCAGTCCTCTTACCTCCATACCACTTGTTCTGCATGGCTATTTGTGATATTCACCAACAGAAAGACAGTAGATGCCCACTACCCATTGTAGAGAATCGCCTTGCTACTCCGTGAAAAGGGCACACACTGTCCCCAGagccaacaataacaaaagtcCAGATCTGCCCTCATTAGACCTGAGCACCTAAGGGTCTCCAAACAGAACTGTGGTTACTTTTCGTTGTTTTGGTGCAGCTACCTTACAAACCTTCTTTCACTAGGTATTTGTCCTGTTTGTTTTCAACATGCATTTCACCATTACCTTTGCCTGCAACTGCTTTTTGGAAATATCTGAACACATGATCATGGCCTTCAGAGTTTAGGATGTGAAATCATTCAAAGAAAGGGACACTTTAGACAGATAGAGGAGGAAGTAATTTAGACACATCCAGAGAATCAAGTTGATGCTTTATTTAGAATGAATTGATGATTGTGGGAGTTCTGTGTATGAATAGCAAATTTGTTCTAGGCACCTTCTGACAGATGTTTCAAATGCAGGAGCCCTCACTTGAGACCTCTTGTTTGGCCACTATGTAAGCACGCTGGATCTTCACCTGACTCTGTAGTTTCAAAGAGCTTATCTCAGAGAAAAGGAAGATCACACCAAACAGTGACATGGTTGCTGTCAGTACCGCTGTTGGGAAGACAGCAGTATACTGTTTGTTTATCAATGCTTCTTTTCTAAGAGGGAAGTCAGGCGGAAAGTCAAGAGTGGTTTGTCCATAATAATCTTCGAAGTGGTTCCAGCTCACGGAAACCAATGTGAAGAGGCTGCTAACACACAAAACGAAGGCGGAGACCCTGTAGCAATACATCTCCATCTCCACGAATGGGTCTTCCATGCAGCTGATCTTAATGGCAGCTGCACCAAAAATCAGAACTACAACTTTCATCAGAATGGCCCACACTATCATGGTCTGTGTATACTGAAATTCAGGTGAAATTGTCCAGGTGGAATTGATAGGAGTGTGCACCAGCATCTTTGTTACAGTCCCTGAGACATTAAACTCTTGAGGGTAGTAAGCTTCCCACAGTCCAAAGGACACAAATTGCACAACCTTGTGGTTGAATTCCCACAGGCGCCAGCTGTGGCTGCTTGCAATTACAATTTCAAACACCAAGGCTGATAGGCCACAAAGGAGGCCACTCAGCTTGAAGATACACTCCATTGCCTTGGCAAATCTGAAGATGATATTGAACAAAGATATAGTAAAGCAAGGAACACAAGGGAAGTTGGGAATACAAAATGAGTCATGTTTTACAGAATACTATGCTCTCATACCTTGTCCCTGTTGTCACATAGTTGTATTTAAGTAGTCTATCTATGTATTGGGGTTCAACATACTACAGATAAGGGATGAAAAGCCCTAAACTCCATAACTATAGCAGAGGTTCCTTCCATAGGAGGTTTTGGTTAGCAATTTCATTCTATCTTTCAAAGTCTACTCTAACAAATGTGTGCTTTTGTTTCTAAGAAGTTTTTCTTGTTTCACAcatcaat encodes:
- the LOC118576095 gene encoding uncharacterized protein LOC118576095; the encoded protein is MTFVVLTRNTYNAPFDEVAVWYSVKHDSFCIPNFPCVPCFTISLFNIIFRFAKAMECIFKLSGLLCGLSALVFEIVIASSHSWRLWEFNHKVVQFVSFGLWEAYYPQEFNVSGTVTKMLVHTPINSTWTISPEFQYTQTMIVWAILMKVVVLIFGAAAIKISCMEDPFVEMEMYCYRVSAFVLCVSSLFTLVSVSWNHFEDYYGQTTLDFPPDFPLRKEALINKQYTAVFPTAVLTATMSLFGVIFLFSEISSLKLQSQVKIQRAYIVAKQEVSSEGSCI